From a single Populus nigra chromosome 18, ddPopNigr1.1, whole genome shotgun sequence genomic region:
- the LOC133678097 gene encoding uncharacterized protein LOC133678097 isoform X1, whose translation MKDSILPSNKKRTIERKENENLSSKSPILLKKPKQIARSALIRLQTFNFPLISPVTGSPISSISLVPDRLYTIGRTGDFQFKNRCVSKQHCQILFDSYKRKIYIHDGVLLSKTVDNSGNDCVVSEFRRRLICCDDNELESERINEGLSFSVSLNGVFVNGVRVKKGMVRELCAGDEVLLVCGNDGNCSLGGRIGFLIKGVAFKEEVVTGPNEVRVERDWLFESIGQSQGLVSSGSGNKRVFAIRGDEIMLSDFDFQRRKCGGAIERSRFLLSQCRDVLHSDDPISYIMQCNLLDFEMDVPCVCIDKSNYSVDVVVSDRSKFPAQREKMVNGGVPLVRDEVQHHNLQIDQDIHTDRAKNERDHVCAGGGHLYQKDVSTVCFESFVAKDACKTSSLNAMANESAPGANSFIQMNTWKNCCPPPGKKFYLNRLQFMDRGSFTHPNVVSLPELLYPVESISRIFIATFTSDILWFLSHCEIPCHLPVTIACHNTERCWSSSPDNRTSVPYSDFPNLVVVFPPFPESIAFGQDRKRRGIACHHPKLLVLQREDSIRVIITSANLVSNQWNNVTNTVWWQDFPARSAPDPSPLFIRVYDGDANKDSRSDFAAQLAGFMACLVIDVPSQAYWISELTKYNFEGANGHLVASVPGIHSRRSPNAYQLPSGSSGVQFLGSVEASVVGLSHLFHTAADRNGTQLKQLAAFLGKCCENVYGMSEIVLRRNLNVPADVNAVSILVPNPDQFSEGDCIQLGFLPRNVAKWVSPLWDSGFFRFSGYVYPKEALAAALGGSNRKVHLILHVAQGPCFPNMMSLMRTELVLAFCSLVASIQRCTGIWRLEEVLGQYKWPDSQQSDFIYGSSSIGSVNAQFLAAFSAAAGKRSPELFDSEESDPEWGCWSASQELRNPSIKIIFPTIERVKNACNGILPSRRILCFSEKTWQRLRSVGILHDAIPHPYDRVGQPMHVKVARRRFQSTTNASSFGWVYCGSHNFSAAAWGRLISNPFGLKSKETGKTNTYSSSRLHVSNYELGIIFTFPPTEMKGITNKDCTNLDDIVLPFTVPAPKYGPTDRPATARAMSEAVAELAGLERERLIAEEMIEEIPDEEEEAVEATDYAAVEKEEEKAYAGMLWNQVDSSQSF comes from the exons ATGAAGGATTCAATTCTtccttccaataaaaaaagaacaattgaaaggaaagaaaatgagaatctctcatcaaaatccccaattttgctaaaaaaacccaaacaaattGCCAGATCAGCCCTAATTCGCctccaaactttcaattttcctttgatttcaccGGTCACGGGTTCACCTATCAGCTCAATCAGCCTAGTACCGGACCGGCTTTACACTATTGGTCGAACCGGTGATTTTCAGTTCAAAAATCGGTGTGTGAGTAAGCAACATTGTCAGATTTTATTTGATAGTTACAAACGCAAGATTTATATACATGATGGTGTTTTATTATCGAAAACTGTTGATAACAGTGGAAATGATTGTGTTGTTAGTGAATTCAGGAGAAGGTTAATTTGTTGTGATGATAATGAATTGGAAAGTGAGAGGATTAATGAGGGTCTGAGTTTTAGTGTTTCATTGAATGGGGTTTTTGTTAATGGGGTTAGGGTGAAGAAAGGGATGGTGAGGGAATTGTGTGCAGGGGATGAGGTTTTGCTTGTTTGTGGTAATGATGGGAATTGTAGTTTAGGgggtagaattgggtttttgaTTAAAGGGGTTGCTTTTAAGGAGGAGGTGGTTACGGGGCCGAATGAGGTTCGGGTGGAGAGAGACTGGTTGTTTGAGTCGATTGGACAATCACAAGGATTGGTGTCCAGTGGTAGTGGAAACAAAAGGGTTTTTGCTATCCGGGGAGATGAGATTATGCTTTCAGATTTTGATTTTCAGAGGCGGAAATGTGGGGGTGCTATTGAGAGATCCAGATTTCTGTTGAGTCAGTGTAGAGACGTGCTACATAGTGATGACCCCATATCTTATATTATGCAATGCAATTTATTAGATTTTGAAATGGATGTGCCTTGTGTTTGTATTGACAAATCAAACTACTCTGTTGATGTtgttgtaagtgatagaagtaAATTCCCTGCTCAAAGGGAAAAGATGGTAAATGGTGGTGTGCCTTTGGTCAGGGATGAAGTGCAACATCATAACTTGCAAATTGATCAGGATATCCATACTGATAGAGCAAAGAATGAGAGAGACCATGTTTGTGCTGGAGGTGGCCATTTATATCAAAAAGACGTGTCTACAGTTTGTTTTGAGAGTTTTGTTGCCAAAGATGCTTGTAAGACTTCCTCATTGAATGCCATGGCTAACGAGAGTGCACCTGGTGCCAACAGCTTTATCCAGATGAACACTTGGAAAAATTGTTGTCCGCCACCCGGGAAGAAGTTTTACCTGAATCGTCTCCAATTTATGGACCGTGGTTCATTCACCCATCCCAACGTTGTTTCCTTGCCAGAACTTCTCTATCCAGTTGAAAGCATTTCAAGAATATTTATTGCAACCTTTACAAGTGATATTTTATG GTTTCTATCACACTGTGAGATTCCGTGCCATCTGCCAGTGACAATTGCGTGTCATAACACCGAGAGATGTTGGAGTTCCAGCCCTGATAATAGAACCTCTGTGCCTTACTCGGATTTTCCAAACTTAGTTGTTGT GTTTCCCCCATTCCCTGAGTCTATAGCATTTGGTCAAGACCGCAAGAGACGAGGGATTGCTTGCCATCATCCAAAATTGCTTGTTCTGCAAAGAGAAGATAGCATTCGTGTTATCATTACTTCTGCAAATTTAGTGTCTAATCAG TGGAATAATGTGACCAACACAGTGTGGTGGCAAGATTTTCCGGCTAGAAGTGCACCTGATCCTTCACCTCTATTTATTCGAGTTTATGATGGAGATGCAAATAAAGATTCAAGATCCGATTTCGCTGCTCAGCTGGCTGGCTTCATGGCATGTCTTGTGATCGATGTACCTAGTCAGGCCTATTGGATTTCTGAGTTGACAAAATACAACTTTGAAGGGGCAAATGGACATCTAGTTGCTTCAGTACCAGGGATTCATTCTCGCAGATCTCCCAAT GCTTATCAGTTGCCATCAGGGTCATCTGGTGTGCAATTCCTTGGCTCAGTTGAAGCTTCTGTTGTTGGATTAAGCCACCTTTTTCACACTGCAGCTGACAGAAATGGCACGCAGCTGAAGCAACTGGCTGCTTTCCTAGGGAAATGTTGTGAAAATGTATATGGGATGTCAGAGATTGTTTTGAGAAGAAACCTCAATGTGCCTGCAGATGTGAATGCTGTGAGCATTCTGGTTCCTAACCCCGATCAATTTTCTGAAGGAG ATTGTATTCAACTTGGTTTTCTGCCTAGAAATGTTGCAAAGTGGGTTTCTCCATTGTGGGATAGTGGATTCTTCAGATTCTCTGGATATGTTTATCCTAAAGAAGCCCTTGCTGCTGCTTTAGGAGGAAGCAACAGGAAAGTGCATCTGATACTACATGTGGCACAG GGGCCTTGCTTTCCAAATATGATGAGTTTGATGCGAACTGAACTCGTTCTTGCATTTTGCTCTCTTGTTGCTTCAATTCAGAGGTGTACTGGCATTTGGCGACTGGAAGAG GTTCTAGGTCAGTACAAATGGCCTGATTCTCAACAATCTGATTTCATTTATG GCTCGTCCTCTATTGGATCTGTCAATGCACAATTTCTGGCTGCGTTTTCAGCAGCTGCTGGAAAAAGATCACCAGAACTCTTTGATTCTGAAGAATCTGATCCAGAG TGGGGCTGCTGGAGTGCTAGTCAAGAGTTGAGAAATCCATCAATCAAGATTATTTTTCCTACAATTGAGAGAGTGAAGAATGCATGCAATGGGATCTTGCCATCGAGGCGCATTCTTTGTTTTTCGGAG AAAACATGGCAACGGTTGAGAAGTGTGGGGATACTTCATGATGCAATTCCTCATCCATATGATAGAGTAGGCCAGCCAATGCATGTTAAG GTTGCACGGAGACGCTTCCAGTCTACAACGAATGCATCTTCTTTTGGTTGGGTTTATTGCGGGTCACATAATTTTAGTGCTGCTGCCTGGGGACGACTAATCTCTAATCCATTCGGTTTGAAATCAAAGGAAACTGGGAAAACCAACACTTATTCGAGTTCGAGGCTTCATGTTTCTAATTATGAACTTGGAATCATTTTCACCTTCCCTCCAACAGAGATGAAGGGTATTACAAACAAAGATTGTACAAACTTGGATGATATTGTTTTGCCATTTACTGTGCCAGCTCCCAAGTATGGACCGACAGATCGACCAGCAACAGCTAGAGCTATGAGCGAGGCGGTAGCTGAACTTGCTgggctagagagagagagactcatAGCTGAAGAAATGATAGAAGAGATTCCTGATGAAGAGGAGGAAGCTGTCGAGGCAACTGATTATGCTGCAGTGGAGAAGGAAGAGGAGAAAGCTTATGCTGGGATGCTATGGAACCAGGTCGATTCATCTCAGAGCTTTTGA
- the LOC133678097 gene encoding uncharacterized protein LOC133678097 isoform X2, which yields MKDSILPSNKKRTIERKENENLSSKSPILLKKPKQIARSALIRLQTFNFPLISPVTGSPISSISLVPDRLYTIGRTGDFQFKNRCVSKQHCQILFDSYKRKIYIHDGVLLSKTVDNSGNDCVVSEFRRRLICCDDNELESERINEGLSFSVSLNGVFVNGVRVKKGMVRELCAGDEVLLVCGNDGNCSLGGRIGFLIKGVAFKEEVVTGPNEVRVERDWLFESIGQSQGLVSSGSGNKRVFAIRGDEIMLSDFDFQRRKCGGAIERSRFLLSQCRDVLHSDDPISYIMQCNLLDFEMDVPCVCIDKSNYSVDVVVSDRSKFPAQREKMVNGGVPLVRDEVQHHNLQIDQDIHTDRAKNERDHVCAGGGHLYQKDVSTVCFESFVAKDACKTSSLNAMANESAPGANSFIQMNTWKNCCPPPGKKFYLNRLQFMDRGSFTHPNVVSLPELLYPVESISRIFIATFTSDILWFLSHCEIPCHLPVTIACHNTERCWSSSPDNRTSVPYSDFPNLVVVFPPFPESIAFGQDRKRRGIACHHPKLLVLQREDSIRVIITSANLVSNQWNNVTNTVWWQDFPARSAPDPSPLFIRVYDGDANKDSRSDFAAQLAGFMACLVIDVPSQAYWISELTKYNFEGANGHLVASVPGIHSRRSPNAYQLPSGSSGVQFLGSVEASVVGLSHLFHTAADRNGTQLKQLAAFLGKCCENVYGMSEIVLRRNLNVPADVNAVSILVPNPDQFSEGDCIQLGFLPRNVAKWVSPLWDSGFFRFSGYVYPKEALAAALGGSNRKVHLILHVAQGPCFPNMMSLMRTELVLAFCSLVASIQRCTGIWRLEEVLGQYKWPDSQQSDFIYGSSSIGSVNAQFLAAFSAAAGKRSPELFDSEESDPEWGCWSASQELRNPSIKIIFPTIERVKNACNGILPSRRILCFSEVARRRFQSTTNASSFGWVYCGSHNFSAAAWGRLISNPFGLKSKETGKTNTYSSSRLHVSNYELGIIFTFPPTEMKGITNKDCTNLDDIVLPFTVPAPKYGPTDRPATARAMSEAVAELAGLERERLIAEEMIEEIPDEEEEAVEATDYAAVEKEEEKAYAGMLWNQVDSSQSF from the exons ATGAAGGATTCAATTCTtccttccaataaaaaaagaacaattgaaaggaaagaaaatgagaatctctcatcaaaatccccaattttgctaaaaaaacccaaacaaattGCCAGATCAGCCCTAATTCGCctccaaactttcaattttcctttgatttcaccGGTCACGGGTTCACCTATCAGCTCAATCAGCCTAGTACCGGACCGGCTTTACACTATTGGTCGAACCGGTGATTTTCAGTTCAAAAATCGGTGTGTGAGTAAGCAACATTGTCAGATTTTATTTGATAGTTACAAACGCAAGATTTATATACATGATGGTGTTTTATTATCGAAAACTGTTGATAACAGTGGAAATGATTGTGTTGTTAGTGAATTCAGGAGAAGGTTAATTTGTTGTGATGATAATGAATTGGAAAGTGAGAGGATTAATGAGGGTCTGAGTTTTAGTGTTTCATTGAATGGGGTTTTTGTTAATGGGGTTAGGGTGAAGAAAGGGATGGTGAGGGAATTGTGTGCAGGGGATGAGGTTTTGCTTGTTTGTGGTAATGATGGGAATTGTAGTTTAGGgggtagaattgggtttttgaTTAAAGGGGTTGCTTTTAAGGAGGAGGTGGTTACGGGGCCGAATGAGGTTCGGGTGGAGAGAGACTGGTTGTTTGAGTCGATTGGACAATCACAAGGATTGGTGTCCAGTGGTAGTGGAAACAAAAGGGTTTTTGCTATCCGGGGAGATGAGATTATGCTTTCAGATTTTGATTTTCAGAGGCGGAAATGTGGGGGTGCTATTGAGAGATCCAGATTTCTGTTGAGTCAGTGTAGAGACGTGCTACATAGTGATGACCCCATATCTTATATTATGCAATGCAATTTATTAGATTTTGAAATGGATGTGCCTTGTGTTTGTATTGACAAATCAAACTACTCTGTTGATGTtgttgtaagtgatagaagtaAATTCCCTGCTCAAAGGGAAAAGATGGTAAATGGTGGTGTGCCTTTGGTCAGGGATGAAGTGCAACATCATAACTTGCAAATTGATCAGGATATCCATACTGATAGAGCAAAGAATGAGAGAGACCATGTTTGTGCTGGAGGTGGCCATTTATATCAAAAAGACGTGTCTACAGTTTGTTTTGAGAGTTTTGTTGCCAAAGATGCTTGTAAGACTTCCTCATTGAATGCCATGGCTAACGAGAGTGCACCTGGTGCCAACAGCTTTATCCAGATGAACACTTGGAAAAATTGTTGTCCGCCACCCGGGAAGAAGTTTTACCTGAATCGTCTCCAATTTATGGACCGTGGTTCATTCACCCATCCCAACGTTGTTTCCTTGCCAGAACTTCTCTATCCAGTTGAAAGCATTTCAAGAATATTTATTGCAACCTTTACAAGTGATATTTTATG GTTTCTATCACACTGTGAGATTCCGTGCCATCTGCCAGTGACAATTGCGTGTCATAACACCGAGAGATGTTGGAGTTCCAGCCCTGATAATAGAACCTCTGTGCCTTACTCGGATTTTCCAAACTTAGTTGTTGT GTTTCCCCCATTCCCTGAGTCTATAGCATTTGGTCAAGACCGCAAGAGACGAGGGATTGCTTGCCATCATCCAAAATTGCTTGTTCTGCAAAGAGAAGATAGCATTCGTGTTATCATTACTTCTGCAAATTTAGTGTCTAATCAG TGGAATAATGTGACCAACACAGTGTGGTGGCAAGATTTTCCGGCTAGAAGTGCACCTGATCCTTCACCTCTATTTATTCGAGTTTATGATGGAGATGCAAATAAAGATTCAAGATCCGATTTCGCTGCTCAGCTGGCTGGCTTCATGGCATGTCTTGTGATCGATGTACCTAGTCAGGCCTATTGGATTTCTGAGTTGACAAAATACAACTTTGAAGGGGCAAATGGACATCTAGTTGCTTCAGTACCAGGGATTCATTCTCGCAGATCTCCCAAT GCTTATCAGTTGCCATCAGGGTCATCTGGTGTGCAATTCCTTGGCTCAGTTGAAGCTTCTGTTGTTGGATTAAGCCACCTTTTTCACACTGCAGCTGACAGAAATGGCACGCAGCTGAAGCAACTGGCTGCTTTCCTAGGGAAATGTTGTGAAAATGTATATGGGATGTCAGAGATTGTTTTGAGAAGAAACCTCAATGTGCCTGCAGATGTGAATGCTGTGAGCATTCTGGTTCCTAACCCCGATCAATTTTCTGAAGGAG ATTGTATTCAACTTGGTTTTCTGCCTAGAAATGTTGCAAAGTGGGTTTCTCCATTGTGGGATAGTGGATTCTTCAGATTCTCTGGATATGTTTATCCTAAAGAAGCCCTTGCTGCTGCTTTAGGAGGAAGCAACAGGAAAGTGCATCTGATACTACATGTGGCACAG GGGCCTTGCTTTCCAAATATGATGAGTTTGATGCGAACTGAACTCGTTCTTGCATTTTGCTCTCTTGTTGCTTCAATTCAGAGGTGTACTGGCATTTGGCGACTGGAAGAG GTTCTAGGTCAGTACAAATGGCCTGATTCTCAACAATCTGATTTCATTTATG GCTCGTCCTCTATTGGATCTGTCAATGCACAATTTCTGGCTGCGTTTTCAGCAGCTGCTGGAAAAAGATCACCAGAACTCTTTGATTCTGAAGAATCTGATCCAGAG TGGGGCTGCTGGAGTGCTAGTCAAGAGTTGAGAAATCCATCAATCAAGATTATTTTTCCTACAATTGAGAGAGTGAAGAATGCATGCAATGGGATCTTGCCATCGAGGCGCATTCTTTGTTTTTCGGAG GTTGCACGGAGACGCTTCCAGTCTACAACGAATGCATCTTCTTTTGGTTGGGTTTATTGCGGGTCACATAATTTTAGTGCTGCTGCCTGGGGACGACTAATCTCTAATCCATTCGGTTTGAAATCAAAGGAAACTGGGAAAACCAACACTTATTCGAGTTCGAGGCTTCATGTTTCTAATTATGAACTTGGAATCATTTTCACCTTCCCTCCAACAGAGATGAAGGGTATTACAAACAAAGATTGTACAAACTTGGATGATATTGTTTTGCCATTTACTGTGCCAGCTCCCAAGTATGGACCGACAGATCGACCAGCAACAGCTAGAGCTATGAGCGAGGCGGTAGCTGAACTTGCTgggctagagagagagagactcatAGCTGAAGAAATGATAGAAGAGATTCCTGATGAAGAGGAGGAAGCTGTCGAGGCAACTGATTATGCTGCAGTGGAGAAGGAAGAGGAGAAAGCTTATGCTGGGATGCTATGGAACCAGGTCGATTCATCTCAGAGCTTTTGA